A stretch of Henckelia pumila isolate YLH828 chromosome 4, ASM3356847v2, whole genome shotgun sequence DNA encodes these proteins:
- the LOC140864789 gene encoding putative F-box/kelch-repeat protein At1g13200 isoform X3, protein MANRDDASEPKTAVMKDEELACFCRKKKNDFFPESSIVKRCTRKRQRKCLPQEMFLEILLRLPAQVVHNVMKHVCREWNLMISAKDFIQHHLQNSTRGIIIQEVFPACRRDVIYVEMRRGCLEICKFDYGFEFLLWTSCNGLVVARDLRDSHIYYVTNPLTKWRTVLPPNSRKMGNYSGFGLAFVEASMKYKVVYARGNERHCKPTQMAVLTIGVDKVWRHIDIGHSSLAIRRTLPLVTGGYVHWMGETFVLTLNVESETIRWFPLPPFPKRSRKFLPMGCNLSFLHKTNEFMMEVWEMNPETGEWTMILRLDLEPLRYHFKDLCGNYAKVVPFGWLAIREVLVFSTGYPQTNCVAYNVKTREIQSFELGTTFKSYLVIPHVSSLVCLEG, encoded by the exons ATGGCCAATAGAGATGATGCCAGTGAACCAAAGACTGCGGTAATGAAGGATGAAGAGTTGGCGTGTTTTTGCAGAAAAAAGAAGAATGATTTTTTCCCCGAATCTTCTATTGT CAAGAGATGTACGAGGAAGAGACAAAGAAAATGTCTTCCTCAAGAAATGTTTTTGGAAATTCTTTTACGTCTTCCGGCTCAAGTGGTTCATAATGTGATGAAGCATGTTTGCAGAGAATGGAACCTTATGATCAGTGCCAAAGATTTCATCCAACACCATCTTCAGAATTCAACTCGTGGAATTATAATCCAGGAGGTCTTTCCGGCTTGCCGTCGCGATGTGATTTATGTGGAAATGCGACGAGGTTGTCTGGAGATATGTAAGTTTGACTATGGATTTGAATTCCTATTATGGACTAGCTGTAATGGTTTAGTGGTGGCCCGTGACCTCAGAGATTCACATATTTATTATGTTACTAATCCCTTGACAAAATGGCGGACTGTACTCCCTCCAAATTCCAGGAAGATGGGGAATTATTCCGGATTTGGTTTAGCATTTGTTGAGGCTTCCATGAAGTATAAAGTGGTGTATGCACGTGGTAACGAACGACATTGTAAGCCAACACAAATGGCAGTGCTAACTATTGGAGTTGATAAAGTTTGGCGGCATATTGACATAGGACACTCATCTCTCGCAATTAGGAGGACTTTACCATTAGTTACTGGAGGCTATGTACACTGGATGGGCGAAACTTTTGTTTTGACTTTGAATGTAGAGAGTGAGACCATTCGCTGGTTTCCTTTGCCTCCATTTCCCAAAAGAAGCAGAAAATTTTTACCTATGGGCTGTAATTTATCCTTTCTGCATAAAACCAATGAGTTTATGATGGAAGTTTGGGAGATGAATCCAGAAACTGGAGAGTGGACAATGATTCTTAGACTTGATTTGGAACCTTTGAGATACCATTTTAAGGACTTGTGTGGCAATTATGCCAAAGTGGTTCCCTTTGGTTGGTTAGCAATTAGAGAGGTCTTGGTCTTCAGTACCGGATACCCTCAGACAAATTGTGTGGCTTATAATGTCAAGACAAGAGAAATTCAATCGTTCGAGTTGGGCACCACCTTCAAAtcataccttgttatacctcaTGTGAGCAGCCTGGTTTGTTTGGAAGGATGA
- the LOC140864789 gene encoding putative F-box/kelch-repeat protein At1g13200 isoform X1 translates to MFEPIGGHVPPQLADPNRKYLGAVMANRDDASEPKTAVMKDEELACFCRKKKNDFFPESSIVKRCTRKRQRKCLPQEMFLEILLRLPAQVVHNVMKHVCREWNLMISAKDFIQHHLQNSTRGIIIQEVFPACRRDVIYVEMRRGCLEICKFDYGFEFLLWTSCNGLVVARDLRDSHIYYVTNPLTKWRTVLPPNSRKMGNYSGFGLAFVEASMKYKVVYARGNERHCKPTQMAVLTIGVDKVWRHIDIGHSSLAIRRTLPLVTGGYVHWMGETFVLTLNVESETIRWFPLPPFPKRSRKFLPMGCNLSFLHKTNEFMMEVWEMNPETGEWTMILRLDLEPLRYHFKDLCGNYAKVVPFGWLAIREVLVFSTGYPQTNCVAYNVKTREIQSFELGTTFKSYLVIPHVSSLVCLEG, encoded by the exons ATGTTTGAGCCGATTGGAG GTCATGTGCCACCGCAACTGGCAGATCCCAATCGAAAGTACTTAGGTGCTGTGATGGCCAATAGAGATGATGCCAGTGAACCAAAGACTGCGGTAATGAAGGATGAAGAGTTGGCGTGTTTTTGCAGAAAAAAGAAGAATGATTTTTTCCCCGAATCTTCTATTGT CAAGAGATGTACGAGGAAGAGACAAAGAAAATGTCTTCCTCAAGAAATGTTTTTGGAAATTCTTTTACGTCTTCCGGCTCAAGTGGTTCATAATGTGATGAAGCATGTTTGCAGAGAATGGAACCTTATGATCAGTGCCAAAGATTTCATCCAACACCATCTTCAGAATTCAACTCGTGGAATTATAATCCAGGAGGTCTTTCCGGCTTGCCGTCGCGATGTGATTTATGTGGAAATGCGACGAGGTTGTCTGGAGATATGTAAGTTTGACTATGGATTTGAATTCCTATTATGGACTAGCTGTAATGGTTTAGTGGTGGCCCGTGACCTCAGAGATTCACATATTTATTATGTTACTAATCCCTTGACAAAATGGCGGACTGTACTCCCTCCAAATTCCAGGAAGATGGGGAATTATTCCGGATTTGGTTTAGCATTTGTTGAGGCTTCCATGAAGTATAAAGTGGTGTATGCACGTGGTAACGAACGACATTGTAAGCCAACACAAATGGCAGTGCTAACTATTGGAGTTGATAAAGTTTGGCGGCATATTGACATAGGACACTCATCTCTCGCAATTAGGAGGACTTTACCATTAGTTACTGGAGGCTATGTACACTGGATGGGCGAAACTTTTGTTTTGACTTTGAATGTAGAGAGTGAGACCATTCGCTGGTTTCCTTTGCCTCCATTTCCCAAAAGAAGCAGAAAATTTTTACCTATGGGCTGTAATTTATCCTTTCTGCATAAAACCAATGAGTTTATGATGGAAGTTTGGGAGATGAATCCAGAAACTGGAGAGTGGACAATGATTCTTAGACTTGATTTGGAACCTTTGAGATACCATTTTAAGGACTTGTGTGGCAATTATGCCAAAGTGGTTCCCTTTGGTTGGTTAGCAATTAGAGAGGTCTTGGTCTTCAGTACCGGATACCCTCAGACAAATTGTGTGGCTTATAATGTCAAGACAAGAGAAATTCAATCGTTCGAGTTGGGCACCACCTTCAAAtcataccttgttatacctcaTGTGAGCAGCCTGGTTTGTTTGGAAGGATGA
- the LOC140864789 gene encoding putative F-box/kelch-repeat protein At1g13200 isoform X4: MANRDDASEPKTAVSINPHICHCSKRCTRKRQRKCLPQEMFLEILLRLPAQVVHNVMKHVCREWNLMISAKDFIQHHLQNSTRGIIIQEVFPACRRDVIYVEMRRGCLEICKFDYGFEFLLWTSCNGLVVARDLRDSHIYYVTNPLTKWRTVLPPNSRKMGNYSGFGLAFVEASMKYKVVYARGNERHCKPTQMAVLTIGVDKVWRHIDIGHSSLAIRRTLPLVTGGYVHWMGETFVLTLNVESETIRWFPLPPFPKRSRKFLPMGCNLSFLHKTNEFMMEVWEMNPETGEWTMILRLDLEPLRYHFKDLCGNYAKVVPFGWLAIREVLVFSTGYPQTNCVAYNVKTREIQSFELGTTFKSYLVIPHVSSLVCLEG; this comes from the exons ATGGCCAATAGAGATGATGCCAGTGAACCAAAGACTGCG GTGTCCATCAACCCTCACATTTGTCATTGCAGCAAGAGATGTACGAGGAAGAGACAAAGAAAATGTCTTCCTCAAGAAATGTTTTTGGAAATTCTTTTACGTCTTCCGGCTCAAGTGGTTCATAATGTGATGAAGCATGTTTGCAGAGAATGGAACCTTATGATCAGTGCCAAAGATTTCATCCAACACCATCTTCAGAATTCAACTCGTGGAATTATAATCCAGGAGGTCTTTCCGGCTTGCCGTCGCGATGTGATTTATGTGGAAATGCGACGAGGTTGTCTGGAGATATGTAAGTTTGACTATGGATTTGAATTCCTATTATGGACTAGCTGTAATGGTTTAGTGGTGGCCCGTGACCTCAGAGATTCACATATTTATTATGTTACTAATCCCTTGACAAAATGGCGGACTGTACTCCCTCCAAATTCCAGGAAGATGGGGAATTATTCCGGATTTGGTTTAGCATTTGTTGAGGCTTCCATGAAGTATAAAGTGGTGTATGCACGTGGTAACGAACGACATTGTAAGCCAACACAAATGGCAGTGCTAACTATTGGAGTTGATAAAGTTTGGCGGCATATTGACATAGGACACTCATCTCTCGCAATTAGGAGGACTTTACCATTAGTTACTGGAGGCTATGTACACTGGATGGGCGAAACTTTTGTTTTGACTTTGAATGTAGAGAGTGAGACCATTCGCTGGTTTCCTTTGCCTCCATTTCCCAAAAGAAGCAGAAAATTTTTACCTATGGGCTGTAATTTATCCTTTCTGCATAAAACCAATGAGTTTATGATGGAAGTTTGGGAGATGAATCCAGAAACTGGAGAGTGGACAATGATTCTTAGACTTGATTTGGAACCTTTGAGATACCATTTTAAGGACTTGTGTGGCAATTATGCCAAAGTGGTTCCCTTTGGTTGGTTAGCAATTAGAGAGGTCTTGGTCTTCAGTACCGGATACCCTCAGACAAATTGTGTGGCTTATAATGTCAAGACAAGAGAAATTCAATCGTTCGAGTTGGGCACCACCTTCAAAtcataccttgttatacctcaTGTGAGCAGCCTGGTTTGTTTGGAAGGATGA
- the LOC140864789 gene encoding putative F-box/kelch-repeat protein At1g13200 isoform X5, translating into MMPVNQRLRKRCTRKRQRKCLPQEMFLEILLRLPAQVVHNVMKHVCREWNLMISAKDFIQHHLQNSTRGIIIQEVFPACRRDVIYVEMRRGCLEICKFDYGFEFLLWTSCNGLVVARDLRDSHIYYVTNPLTKWRTVLPPNSRKMGNYSGFGLAFVEASMKYKVVYARGNERHCKPTQMAVLTIGVDKVWRHIDIGHSSLAIRRTLPLVTGGYVHWMGETFVLTLNVESETIRWFPLPPFPKRSRKFLPMGCNLSFLHKTNEFMMEVWEMNPETGEWTMILRLDLEPLRYHFKDLCGNYAKVVPFGWLAIREVLVFSTGYPQTNCVAYNVKTREIQSFELGTTFKSYLVIPHVSSLVCLEG; encoded by the exons ATGATGCCAGTGAACCAAAGACTGCG CAAGAGATGTACGAGGAAGAGACAAAGAAAATGTCTTCCTCAAGAAATGTTTTTGGAAATTCTTTTACGTCTTCCGGCTCAAGTGGTTCATAATGTGATGAAGCATGTTTGCAGAGAATGGAACCTTATGATCAGTGCCAAAGATTTCATCCAACACCATCTTCAGAATTCAACTCGTGGAATTATAATCCAGGAGGTCTTTCCGGCTTGCCGTCGCGATGTGATTTATGTGGAAATGCGACGAGGTTGTCTGGAGATATGTAAGTTTGACTATGGATTTGAATTCCTATTATGGACTAGCTGTAATGGTTTAGTGGTGGCCCGTGACCTCAGAGATTCACATATTTATTATGTTACTAATCCCTTGACAAAATGGCGGACTGTACTCCCTCCAAATTCCAGGAAGATGGGGAATTATTCCGGATTTGGTTTAGCATTTGTTGAGGCTTCCATGAAGTATAAAGTGGTGTATGCACGTGGTAACGAACGACATTGTAAGCCAACACAAATGGCAGTGCTAACTATTGGAGTTGATAAAGTTTGGCGGCATATTGACATAGGACACTCATCTCTCGCAATTAGGAGGACTTTACCATTAGTTACTGGAGGCTATGTACACTGGATGGGCGAAACTTTTGTTTTGACTTTGAATGTAGAGAGTGAGACCATTCGCTGGTTTCCTTTGCCTCCATTTCCCAAAAGAAGCAGAAAATTTTTACCTATGGGCTGTAATTTATCCTTTCTGCATAAAACCAATGAGTTTATGATGGAAGTTTGGGAGATGAATCCAGAAACTGGAGAGTGGACAATGATTCTTAGACTTGATTTGGAACCTTTGAGATACCATTTTAAGGACTTGTGTGGCAATTATGCCAAAGTGGTTCCCTTTGGTTGGTTAGCAATTAGAGAGGTCTTGGTCTTCAGTACCGGATACCCTCAGACAAATTGTGTGGCTTATAATGTCAAGACAAGAGAAATTCAATCGTTCGAGTTGGGCACCACCTTCAAAtcataccttgttatacctcaTGTGAGCAGCCTGGTTTGTTTGGAAGGATGA
- the LOC140864789 gene encoding putative F-box/kelch-repeat protein At1g13200 isoform X6 — translation MFLEILLRLPAQVVHNVMKHVCREWNLMISAKDFIQHHLQNSTRGIIIQEVFPACRRDVIYVEMRRGCLEICKFDYGFEFLLWTSCNGLVVARDLRDSHIYYVTNPLTKWRTVLPPNSRKMGNYSGFGLAFVEASMKYKVVYARGNERHCKPTQMAVLTIGVDKVWRHIDIGHSSLAIRRTLPLVTGGYVHWMGETFVLTLNVESETIRWFPLPPFPKRSRKFLPMGCNLSFLHKTNEFMMEVWEMNPETGEWTMILRLDLEPLRYHFKDLCGNYAKVVPFGWLAIREVLVFSTGYPQTNCVAYNVKTREIQSFELGTTFKSYLVIPHVSSLVCLEG, via the coding sequence ATGTTTTTGGAAATTCTTTTACGTCTTCCGGCTCAAGTGGTTCATAATGTGATGAAGCATGTTTGCAGAGAATGGAACCTTATGATCAGTGCCAAAGATTTCATCCAACACCATCTTCAGAATTCAACTCGTGGAATTATAATCCAGGAGGTCTTTCCGGCTTGCCGTCGCGATGTGATTTATGTGGAAATGCGACGAGGTTGTCTGGAGATATGTAAGTTTGACTATGGATTTGAATTCCTATTATGGACTAGCTGTAATGGTTTAGTGGTGGCCCGTGACCTCAGAGATTCACATATTTATTATGTTACTAATCCCTTGACAAAATGGCGGACTGTACTCCCTCCAAATTCCAGGAAGATGGGGAATTATTCCGGATTTGGTTTAGCATTTGTTGAGGCTTCCATGAAGTATAAAGTGGTGTATGCACGTGGTAACGAACGACATTGTAAGCCAACACAAATGGCAGTGCTAACTATTGGAGTTGATAAAGTTTGGCGGCATATTGACATAGGACACTCATCTCTCGCAATTAGGAGGACTTTACCATTAGTTACTGGAGGCTATGTACACTGGATGGGCGAAACTTTTGTTTTGACTTTGAATGTAGAGAGTGAGACCATTCGCTGGTTTCCTTTGCCTCCATTTCCCAAAAGAAGCAGAAAATTTTTACCTATGGGCTGTAATTTATCCTTTCTGCATAAAACCAATGAGTTTATGATGGAAGTTTGGGAGATGAATCCAGAAACTGGAGAGTGGACAATGATTCTTAGACTTGATTTGGAACCTTTGAGATACCATTTTAAGGACTTGTGTGGCAATTATGCCAAAGTGGTTCCCTTTGGTTGGTTAGCAATTAGAGAGGTCTTGGTCTTCAGTACCGGATACCCTCAGACAAATTGTGTGGCTTATAATGTCAAGACAAGAGAAATTCAATCGTTCGAGTTGGGCACCACCTTCAAAtcataccttgttatacctcaTGTGAGCAGCCTGGTTTGTTTGGAAGGATGA
- the LOC140860725 gene encoding cysteine-rich receptor-like protein kinase 46 gives MWITLIFLIVCSLMQHATKADPRLQLVFKHCDQQNRAQNVSQFNENYYKVIASMQDGMEENKFATGQAGLRPNRVFVLAQCMEDLSRDECQTCFTSIRTQIPGCLPHISARVFYDGCFIRVENYSFFHEPLLRYDFETRCSDAKDSRGKTLKNLVTRMMDKLVRKAPENHGYAEGQEMSEGLVSAYGMANCWRTLNQSSCSECLTNARTGILKCLPSIEARVLHPGCYLRYSDSDFVNKPDSSSSKDTVFFFLSAIIGSVGICLTAILVGYFVSTTIYEKRFKQHVKHKNEMQIVSDAINRSLQFKYSTLEKATENFSDSHKIGQGGFGEVFKGTLQDGREIAIKHLFLTENTRNQEISNEIDIIGQAHHPNLVRFLGYCFTYTDGFLVYEYLPNKSLDLILFDQQRNKELTWKKRLGVITGTAEGLQYLHQDCQVQIIHRDIKASNILLDMKLRPKIADFGLARFNSTDQIEGIPAIAGTFGYMSPEYLVEGRLTEKLDVYSYGVLVLEIMSGERNNQYKHDDSLDTLVTMAWRHYQMGKVASIIDSTLDIEDLNEAQRIIEIALLCTQESPDLRPTMGKVVEFLAKKDLILPAPTKPPFVQESDQTHFCL, from the exons ATGTGGATCacccttattttcttgatcgtcTGTTCTTTGATGCAGCATGCAACAAAGGCAGATCCTCGACTTCAGCTGGTTTTCAAGCATTGTGATCAGCAAAACAGGGCTCAGAACGTATCGCAATTCAACGAGAACTATTACAAGGTCATTGCATCAATGCAAGATGGAATGGAGGAAAACAAATTCGCCACAGGACAAGCCGGCTTACGCCCCAACCGCGTGTTTGTTCTGGCTCAATGCATGGAGGATTTGTCCAGAGATGAATGCCAAACTTGCTTTACGTCCATTCGAACGCAGATTCCAGGCTGCCTTCCTCATATCAGCGCCCGTGTTTTCTATGATGGTTGCTTCATACGGGTCGAAAACTATAGCTTTTTTCATGAACCGTTGTTAAGATATGATTTTGAG ACGAGATGTAGCGATGCTAAGGACAGCCGTGGTAAGACTTTGAAGAATCTGGTGACACGAATGATGGATAAGTTGGTGCGGAAGGCACCGGAAAACCATGGGTATGCAGAAGGGCAAGAAATGTCAGAAGGCTTAGTATCCGCATATGGAATGGCTAATTGCTGGAGAACTTTGAATCAAAGTTCATGCAGTGAATGCCTGACTAATGCTAGAACAGGAATCTTGAAATGCTTGCCCTCAATTGAAGCACGAGTTCTGCATCCCGGTTGCTATTTACGTTACTCGGATTCTGACTTTGTTAATAAGCCAGACTCGTCCTCCAGTAAAG ATActgttttcttttttctttcggCCATTATCGGCTCGGTTGGGATATGCCTCACAGCGATTCTCGTGGGATATTTTGTGTCTACAACTATTTATGAGAAGCGATTCAAACAACACGTGAAACACAAAAATG AAATGCAGATCGTATCAGATGCCATAAACAGGAGTTTGCAATTCAAGTACTCAACATTAGAAAAAGCTACAGAAAACTTCAGTGACTCCCACAAGATTGGCCAAGGAGGATTTGGTGAAGTATTTAAG GGTACCTTACAAGATGGCCGCGAAATCGCCATAAAACATCTGTTTCTAACAGAGAACACTCGAAATCAAGAAATAAGCAACGAGATAGACATTATAGGACAAGCCCATCATCCGAATTTGGTTCGGTTTCTTGGTTATTGCTTCACATATACTGATGGATTCCTCGTCTATGAATACCTTCCAAACAAAAGCCTCGACCTCATACTATTCG ATCAACAGAGAAATAAGGAATTAACTTGGAAGAAAAGGCTTGGAGTAATCACAGGAACTGCAGAAGGTCTTCAATACTTGCACCAAGATTGCCAGGTCCAAATCATCCACAGAGACATAAAAGCAAGTAACATCTTGTTAGACATGAAGCTGAGACCGAAAATCGCGGATTTCGGTCTAGCAAGATTCAATTCAACAGATCAAATAGAGGGAATCCCCGCTATTGCAGGCACATT TGGATACATGTCACCTGAATACCTCGTCGAAGGGCGATTAACTGAGAAACTAGACGTGTATAGCTACGGAGTTCTTGTACTCGAAATAATGAGTGGCGAACGGAACAACCAATATAAGCATGATGACAGCCTAGACACGCTTGTCACCATG GCATGGAGGCATTATCAAATGGGTAAGGTGGCAAGTATAATAGATTCAACGCTTGACattgaagatttgaatgaggCGCAAAGAATTATTGAGATTGCTCTGTTGTGTACTCAAGAATCGCCAGATTTGCGCCCGACGATGGGGAAAGTGGTCGAGTTTCTTGCTAAAAAGGATTTGATTTTGCCTGCTCCAACCAAGCCTCCCTTCGTGCAAGAATCTGATCAAACTCATTTCTGTCTATGA
- the LOC140864789 gene encoding putative F-box/kelch-repeat protein At1g13200 isoform X2: MFEPIGGHVPPQLADPNRKYLGAVMANRDDASEPKTAVSINPHICHCSKRCTRKRQRKCLPQEMFLEILLRLPAQVVHNVMKHVCREWNLMISAKDFIQHHLQNSTRGIIIQEVFPACRRDVIYVEMRRGCLEICKFDYGFEFLLWTSCNGLVVARDLRDSHIYYVTNPLTKWRTVLPPNSRKMGNYSGFGLAFVEASMKYKVVYARGNERHCKPTQMAVLTIGVDKVWRHIDIGHSSLAIRRTLPLVTGGYVHWMGETFVLTLNVESETIRWFPLPPFPKRSRKFLPMGCNLSFLHKTNEFMMEVWEMNPETGEWTMILRLDLEPLRYHFKDLCGNYAKVVPFGWLAIREVLVFSTGYPQTNCVAYNVKTREIQSFELGTTFKSYLVIPHVSSLVCLEG, from the exons ATGTTTGAGCCGATTGGAG GTCATGTGCCACCGCAACTGGCAGATCCCAATCGAAAGTACTTAGGTGCTGTGATGGCCAATAGAGATGATGCCAGTGAACCAAAGACTGCG GTGTCCATCAACCCTCACATTTGTCATTGCAGCAAGAGATGTACGAGGAAGAGACAAAGAAAATGTCTTCCTCAAGAAATGTTTTTGGAAATTCTTTTACGTCTTCCGGCTCAAGTGGTTCATAATGTGATGAAGCATGTTTGCAGAGAATGGAACCTTATGATCAGTGCCAAAGATTTCATCCAACACCATCTTCAGAATTCAACTCGTGGAATTATAATCCAGGAGGTCTTTCCGGCTTGCCGTCGCGATGTGATTTATGTGGAAATGCGACGAGGTTGTCTGGAGATATGTAAGTTTGACTATGGATTTGAATTCCTATTATGGACTAGCTGTAATGGTTTAGTGGTGGCCCGTGACCTCAGAGATTCACATATTTATTATGTTACTAATCCCTTGACAAAATGGCGGACTGTACTCCCTCCAAATTCCAGGAAGATGGGGAATTATTCCGGATTTGGTTTAGCATTTGTTGAGGCTTCCATGAAGTATAAAGTGGTGTATGCACGTGGTAACGAACGACATTGTAAGCCAACACAAATGGCAGTGCTAACTATTGGAGTTGATAAAGTTTGGCGGCATATTGACATAGGACACTCATCTCTCGCAATTAGGAGGACTTTACCATTAGTTACTGGAGGCTATGTACACTGGATGGGCGAAACTTTTGTTTTGACTTTGAATGTAGAGAGTGAGACCATTCGCTGGTTTCCTTTGCCTCCATTTCCCAAAAGAAGCAGAAAATTTTTACCTATGGGCTGTAATTTATCCTTTCTGCATAAAACCAATGAGTTTATGATGGAAGTTTGGGAGATGAATCCAGAAACTGGAGAGTGGACAATGATTCTTAGACTTGATTTGGAACCTTTGAGATACCATTTTAAGGACTTGTGTGGCAATTATGCCAAAGTGGTTCCCTTTGGTTGGTTAGCAATTAGAGAGGTCTTGGTCTTCAGTACCGGATACCCTCAGACAAATTGTGTGGCTTATAATGTCAAGACAAGAGAAATTCAATCGTTCGAGTTGGGCACCACCTTCAAAtcataccttgttatacctcaTGTGAGCAGCCTGGTTTGTTTGGAAGGATGA
- the LOC140864790 gene encoding cysteine-rich receptor-like protein kinase 42 produces MDHHPHLLRPDSTFFFLRSQNFRSRVVLRKTTSGAEQQLYSSLRERNAIASQLVTADDWGNYTVHSDDISIYSLAQCHRDLSHDDCLQCYAASRTRLPHCLPSPSGRIFLDGCFLRYDNYSFFDERTDPVWDNVNCNSTVGVGVRDDMEFGKNAAELMDNLTAAAVANGGHAADGIKGVFGLAECWKTLSRDGCGECLAKANREVKACMPSREGRAY; encoded by the coding sequence ATGGATCATCATCCTCATCTTCTTCGGCCAGACTCCACCTTTTTCTTTCTCCGATCCCAGAATTTTCGAAGCCGGGTTGTTCTGCGGAAAACCACCTCCGGTGCCGAACAGCAGCTATATTCCTCTCTTCGTGAAAGAAATGCAATCGCTTCGCAGCTCGTCACGGCGGACGACTGGGGGAATTACACCGTGCACTCCGACGATATTTCGATATACAGTCTCGCTCAGTGTCACAGAGACTTGTCTCACGACGATTGCCTTCAGTGCTACGCCGCCAGCCGCACCCGCCTTCCCCACTGCCTGCCTTCGCCTTCCGGCCGCATATTTCTGGACGGGTGCTTCCTGCGATACGACAACTACAGCTTTTTCGATGAAAGAACCGATCCCGTCTGGGATAACGTGAATTGCAACAGCACCGTGGGTGTGGGTGTGCGGGATGATATGGAATTCGGCAAGAATGCGGCGGAGCTGATGGATAATCTAACTGCTGCTGCGGTTGCGAATGGTGGGCACGCGGCGGATGGGATTAAGGGCGTGTTTGGATTGGCGGAGTGCTGGAAGACTCTGAGCAGAGATGGATGTGGGGAGTGTTTGGCGAAGGCGAATAGAGAAGTTAAAGCTTGTATGCCGAGCAGGGAAGGCAGAGCTTACTGA